The genomic stretch CGTCCAGGAACCGTCGTAGTTCTTGACGTTCTGCTGGCCGAGGAGCTCCTTGAGCACGAACCAGGTGTGCGAGGAGCGCTCGCCGATCCGGCAGTACGCGATGGTGTCCTTGCTGCCGTCGAGGCCGGCCTCGCCGTAGATCTTGGCGAGTTCCTCGTCGGACTTGAAGGTGCCGTCCTCGTTGGCGGCCTTGCTCCACGGCACGCTGATCGCGGTCGGGATGTGGCCGGCCCGCTGCGACTGCTCCTGCGGCAGGTGGGCGGGGGCCAGCAGGCGGCCGGCGAACTCGTCGGGGCTGCGCACGTCGACGAGGTTCTTCACGCCGATGGCCTGCACGACCTCGTCGCGGAAGGCGCGGATGGACAGGTCGGGCGCGGAGGCCTGGTAGGTCGTCTTCTCGCGGACCGGCACGTCCTTGGTGTACGCGCGGGCGTCGAGCTCCCACTTCTTGCGGCCGCCGTCGAGCAGTTTCACCTGGTCGTGGCCGTACAGCTTGAAGTACCAGTACGCGTACGCGGCGAACCAGTTGTTGTTGCCGCCGTAGAGCACCACGACGTCGTCGTTGGAGATGCCGCGCTCGGAGAGCAGAGCGGAGAACTGCTCCTGGTTGACGAAGTCACGGCGTACGGGGTCCTGCAGGTCCTGCTTCCAGTCGATCTTGATGGCGCCGGGGATGTGGCCGCCGTCGTAGGCGGTGGTGTCCTCGTCGACCTCGACGAAGACGACGCCCGGGGTGTTGAGGTTCTGCTCGGCCCAGTCGGCCGAGACGAGTGCGGTGTCGCGACTCATCGGTTCACTCCCTGTGAGGTGAGAGATGGGGGAGAGTCAGCGCACGGAGTTTGCTGTCGCACCGCGCGCGGGACCCATTGGAGATGGAGAAGGATCTCGAGCTGTCGTGCGACGAAGCCACGAAACCGGCTGCACTGCCGGCGGGGAGCTAAAAGGTGCTCAGCACAGGTGGCCCCGTCAGATGACAGGGCGACACAGGCAGGCGGCCATGCGGCACAGGTCGACCGCACGCCTCTTGGTGAGCAACGGGCTCATGAGAACGGACCCTACCAGCGGTTCACGTGCCGGTAACAGAGACGACCACGATCCGGGAACATGGCCGGGGTCACAGTCCGCCCGCGTTGAGTGACACGTTGTCGGCCCCGGCGGTGAACTGGAGCCCGTCGGGCCGGGGCTCGACCTTCTGCACGGCCAGTTTGAGCGGAAGCTCGGGCACCCTCAGGTCGACCGACAGTTTCTGCACGTACGCGTTGACCAGATTGCGGACGATCGGCACGTTGGGCAGCTCGGCCGCGGTCACGTCGGCGAACCGCACCTGCACGATGCCGTTGCGTACGGCGACCGTGGCCGTGCCCGAGACGTTGAACGTCTGGCCGAGCGCCTGCAGGGGCGCGCTGCCGACCAGCTTGCCGTCCTTTTCGCTGAGCTGGAGCCCGGGCTGGCCGATGAGCTCGGCGAGCTGGGGATAGTCGATGGTGCCGGTGCCGGTGACCGTTTGCGCCACGATGTCGCCGGTGCCGCTGCGGATCGTGTCGAGCGGCGCGTTCACGTCGTGCGCCCGCACGTCCAGGTTCGCCACCCGGACCGTACGGTTGTTGCCGGCCGGGCCGCTCAGGTCGGCGACCTGGATGCGGATCTCCTGGTAGTTGCCGTCGAGCACCTGGGTCAGGAACGGGACGCCCTCGATGGTGACGTCCGGCTTCTCGCTGGTCGCGTTCTGGTCGGCGATCTGCTCGGAAACCCTGTCGCCGATGGTGCGCTCGGCATAGCCGGCCGCGAACCGGTCGAGCACCACCAGCAGGCCGAGGACGAGGACCAGGAACACGATGAACGTGATCAGCAGCCGCCGTCCCCATCGCTTTTTGCGCGGGCGCTGAGTGCCGTAGACCTCGCCGCTCACCGGGGTCCTCCTGACCGCAGAGCAGAAACCTGACCGACAGAGCAAAACTTGCCGAGACCGTACATGCCCGCAACGAGCACCCGGCGAAACGGCTAAGTCAGGAACCAGTGGCTCAAGGCGTACGCCGCCGGGGAGAGGAGGGCGAACGCGCCGAGCGGGCCCTGCATGTGCCGGGCCACCCAGAACGTGGGCGCGTCACCGGCGAGTTGGCGGCCGGCCTGCCCGAAGTTGACCGCCAGATCGACCAGGTGGGCGACCACGACGGCGGTCAGGCCGATGACCGCGCCCTTGGCGGGCGTGAACGGGAGGACCAAGAAGCTGCCCAGGGCGGCCCCGGCCAGCGTGCCGAGCATCGCCCCGGCCACAATTCCGGCCACCCCGCGCGGCACCTGGGCGGCGATGCGGGGCTTGGGGAAGATCGCGTCGGTGGTCCGGGCGATCACGAGCGCCACCCCGGCGGCGACGGCGCAGACGATCATGGTCTGGGCGCCGGTCTCCTGGCGGGTGAGAACGATCGGGATCGCGTACGCCGCCACGCCGGCCACGATCGCGAGCGTGGTGCGCCAGGAATCGGTCAGGCGTGCCCTGTCGGAGGCGCGGAACAGCTGGCCGAGCAGCGCCGCCACGAACCCGCCGGCGGCCACCCACACCAGCGGCATCAGGGCCGCCTGCTCGCCGGTGACGGCCAGGTAGTCGGCGACCAGCCCGACCACTACCGCGATGCCGGCGGTCACGGCGGCCGCGGGCGGGTTGAGGGCCATCACCCAGGCCAGCAGATAGAGCAACTGAACGCCGAAGAGCACGATCGCGTACGGAAGCCGCGAGTCGGGCGCCGAGGTGAGGGCGCCCAGCACCAGGCCGACCGACAGCAGACCGGCGAACCCGGCGATGGCGAGCGACAGCTGCCGGCGTACGGGAACCTCTTCGATCTCTTCGAACTCGTCGTCGGCGTCCTCGTCGGGCTCCTCGGGGCGCGGCGCCGGCGCCCCCGAAACGGGCTCGGAATCGTCACCGAAGCCGGCGGACGACCGCTTGCCGCCGGACCTCGCGATCTCGCGCGAGGCGTCGGCGTCCCAGGGATCGTCCTGCGGCATGGTGGGGAACACGCCTGCGATCGTGCCAGAAGCCGACCGGACGCCCAATTCCGCAGTGGAAGTAAAAGGCTTGTTACAGAACCGCCATTT from Paractinoplanes brasiliensis encodes the following:
- a CDS encoding sulfurtransferase; the protein is MSRDTALVSADWAEQNLNTPGVVFVEVDEDTTAYDGGHIPGAIKIDWKQDLQDPVRRDFVNQEQFSALLSERGISNDDVVVLYGGNNNWFAAYAYWYFKLYGHDQVKLLDGGRKKWELDARAYTKDVPVREKTTYQASAPDLSIRAFRDEVVQAIGVKNLVDVRSPDEFAGRLLAPAHLPQEQSQRAGHIPTAISVPWSKAANEDGTFKSDEELAKIYGEAGLDGSKDTIAYCRIGERSSHTWFVLKELLGQQNVKNYDGSWTEYGSLIGVPIALGDEPGKA
- a CDS encoding Ms5788A family Cys-rich leader peptide, with amino-acid sequence MSPLLTKRRAVDLCRMAACLCRPVI
- a CDS encoding LmeA family phospholipid-binding protein yields the protein MSGEVYGTQRPRKKRWGRRLLITFIVFLVLVLGLLVVLDRFAAGYAERTIGDRVSEQIADQNATSEKPDVTIEGVPFLTQVLDGNYQEIRIQVADLSGPAGNNRTVRVANLDVRAHDVNAPLDTIRSGTGDIVAQTVTGTGTIDYPQLAELIGQPGLQLSEKDGKLVGSAPLQALGQTFNVSGTATVAVRNGIVQVRFADVTAAELPNVPIVRNLVNAYVQKLSVDLRVPELPLKLAVQKVEPRPDGLQFTAGADNVSLNAGGL